Proteins from a genomic interval of Chelonoidis abingdonii isolate Lonesome George chromosome 7, CheloAbing_2.0, whole genome shotgun sequence:
- the TMED5 gene encoding transmembrane emp24 domain-containing protein 5, with protein MGTASRLLLLLHNLLLLSPGAFGFAPSLDSDFTFTLPAGRKECFFQPMRHGASLEVEYQVLDGAGLDVDFYLESPKGEILVFHQRKSDGIHTVETEDGDYMFCFDKTFSTISEKVIFFELILDNMGEGQQEDWKKYITGTDLLDMKLEDILESINNVKARLSKSLQIQTLLRAFEARDRNIQESNFDTVNFWSMVNLGVMVVVSAVQVYMLKSLFEDKRKSRT; from the exons ATGGGGACAGCGTCccgcctgctcctcctcctccacaaccTGCTGTTGCTGTCGCCCGGTGCCTTCGGATTCGCTCCCTCCCTGGACAGCGACTTCACCTTCACGCTGCCCGCCGGCCGCAAGGAGTGCTTCTTCCAGCCCATGCGGCACGGGGCCTCGCTGGAGGTCGAGTACCAG GTTTTAGATGGAGCAGGATTAGATGTTGACTTTTACTTGGAATCTCCAAAAGGTGAAATCCTAGTTTTTCATCAGAGAAAATCAGATGGAATCCACAC GGTGGAAACAGAAGATGGAGATTACATGTTCTGCTTTGACAAAACATTCAGCACCATTTCAGAGAAGGTGATTTTCTTTGAATTGATCCTAGATAATATGGGAGAAGGACAACAAGAGGACTGGAAGAAGTACATTACAGGCACAGACTTGTTGGATATGAAACTTGAAGATATCCTG GAATCCATCAACAATGTCAAAGCCAGGTTAAGCAAAAGCCTCCAGATTCAGACGCTGCTCAGAGCATTTGAAGCTCGTGATCGAAATATACAAGAAAGCAACTTTGACACAGTGAATTTTTGGTCCATGGTCAACTTGGGAGTCATGGTGGTGGTTTCAGCTGTTCAGGTTTACATGCTGAAAAGTCTTTTTGAAGATAAGAGGAAAAGTAGAACTTAA